aagaaaagaccaAAACATCCCCAAATTTTCCCATGGGCTTCCCCCTCGGTGCCAATAAATAAGGTGGGGGAGACTGACCGGAGGAGGGGGTAGGGGTCATGGTTCAGCAGAAATGGGAATGTATAGCCTGGGCAGAGGCTGGGCAGGACATCCAGCCCACTGCCCCTGTCCTGGGCACTGTGATCACATTGGCTGGAACACACAGCTCTGTGTACTGACAGCAACAGTCTCCGTATGTGTCCCGAGGAGTGTGGCCAGAGAGGAAGGTCATGCCTCAGGATGGCCAGGCTGGCTGCCCTATCCTGCAGCCTGCTCAGTTCTGGGCAGCATTGAGTCCAGCCAGCTCCCTGCCAGCTCCCAGGGAATCTAGCAGCATCAACTGAGGTGCAAGCCCACCCAAGAGGGGCCTAAGATGGATAGAATGGGCCCTCCCCACTGGGGGAGGCAGGAATGAAAAATCGTAGTGAGGGCTGGCTGGGTTGGGACCCAATGGCCTCAAGGAGAGACCACTCCCCCATCGCCAGCTCAGCTTGCAGCTTTGTCACTACACCAAGATGGGGCTGGGGGACACCGGCATCGTCCAGTACAAGTCTCAATGATGTATCTTTGTGGTGGAGGAGATGGTGGGAACCAGTGTCCCCACTCAGGTCCCTTCCAAGGCCAATGCCCTCCTGGTGGGGAGGCCTTTGACCCATGTGGGCAGTTCTGGGAGGGCAGTAGAAGGATCCTTTCAGCTCCCTGCCCCGGCCACGCCCAGCGAGTGGAAGCTGCCCTCTTCCAGCAAGAGACGTCCCAGGCGGTAGAGCAGCTGGGGGTACCAGTGCACACCCTCCCCTGGGGTCCAGCTGCCCCACGCCAAGCTGTGAAACAGTCGCAGGGGCCAGAAGGCCAACTGAGCCAGGTGGTGGTCAGCCACAGCCGCAAAGCAAGAGGCCACCACATCCTCCACCACCAGTGTCCCATGCCTTGTTAATGGGGCGTAGGCCCCCAGGGCCACGTGCGTGGAGACAGCTGCCACTCTGGCAGGCTGCAAGCCTGGCACCCCAGCCACCAGCACATACTGGCCAGGCTGCACTTGGCTGGCAAATGTGGCTCGGAAGTGGGCAGCTGGCTCAGTGTGATTGTTGGCTGTGAAGAGGAGGTGGGCGGGTGTGAGTGCCAGGCGGCGCGGGGGATCCTGGGTCTCGATGACCTGGAAGGCCCTCAGCCTGTCCGGCTCACGATCGAGGAAAATGAGCACATCGCTGAAGGTGGGGTTCCCATCCTCCCCCATGGCCAGCACTCGGTCTCCGGGCCTCACAGCTGACAAGGCCACACGTGCCCCGCTCTCCAGGCGCACCTGGGCTCCAGCAGGGAAGCAGCCACCTGTCTTGGCTGCGGCTGAGTGCTCTGTGGGAAGAAGGGACATGAAGGCATTACTGGGTGGAGTTTGGATTCCCAGTCACTGCAGTCCTCCCCAGCACAGCCAGAGGTGCCCCTTGCTCCCAGGCTGCTCCCCCATCACCATGTCATGTTCCCTGCCCCCCACTTTCTCTGCAGCTTTGAACCCACCCCCAGCCCGCAGTATGATCTGCCTTCCTCCCTAGTCTAATGCTTTGCTCATGAGAGGAGCATATTGAGGCTCCAAGCCCAGGGAGCATGAGGGAAAGGGTCCTTCGGAAGCCCAGGTGAAGCCCTCCCCCCGCCGCTCCCAATCCTGATAAGACTGAAGCAGTCAGAGAGGCTGAGGGTCAGCTGGGTCAGGAAGTGGCCAGCTGTGACTTGACACCCCAAAGCTGCAGCCTCGAGAAGGTAAGTCACTTCATGCTTCTGGGGTCTGGATGTCCCATTATTTCTCACCCATTTTTCAGATGCTCCCCCCAAATTGTCCTCTTGGACTGACATCCCAAGTTCTATGCCAGAACTGGCCCTTGGCATCTATATACCAATAGAGAGGAGGGCCAGTCAGTGGCGAGAACACAGACTCCTGGGGAAACTCAGAGTGAATGGCCAGGCCAGGGTGTAGCTCAGTGGCCAGGAtgaaatcaccatcttcagttcaTGTGCTGGGTCCTTGTGTAGGGACAGGACACAATGGCATCAGTGGGTGGGATGCAAGATACTATTTGGGAGTCAGTAGTAATGCAGGGAAGTGACCCCTCTGGGAACTGGCATCGGGCCTGTGTTTGCAAGTGAGGAGTCGATGTGACTTGAAGTAAATATAGTTGACAGGGAAGTGCAGAGGGGAAAGGTCCGGATGGGGTCACCACTGTGAGCCTGGTGGAATGAGGAACAAAAGAGAGCCTGGTCTCAATGTGCCAGGTCTGTGAGTGTGATCGCTGCATGGGGCCAGCATGGAAGGCTGAGCCTGCAGTCAGGGGACCCCGCAGGCAGTCCACACAGGAACCATGTAAAGCATCCATGACCGGGTTCAGTGCACGTGGCAGGGATGCAGACAAGATTCGAGGGAGGGGGCGAGGTTCCAGTGCCTGCCAATTCTGATCAACAAAGCGGCCAATATGGGAAAATCCACTTTATTAAGTccattctgtttattcttgccctCACGGCTGTCCTTGCCCCCCAAAGTCCAGCTTCAGGGCCCCGGGGAAGAGGTCGGGGACGCCTGCGCCCCTTGAGAGGAGCAGACATAGTGCCTTAAAAGGCCTGACCTGCAGCCAGGCTGTGCGTTCTGAACCTCTGGGCTCCTGGCTCCCAGTCAGTCATGCTGATGTCTGGGCacagcctggcccctggccccacccccacctcccagttCTGCACCACTCTGTATGGGGAGGCCATCTCTCTGTCAGCCTGGCTTTCTCCATCTGGCCAGCTTGCTCTGTCTTGCACCATTTGCAGCAGGCTCTGGACTGTGGACCGCCTGGTCAGCACCCAGCATCGCTGGGACAGGACCCTGTCTCCCTAGGCTCCTGCCATGACACTATTAGGCACGGGTGGAGCAGGTGGTCAAGAGCAGCAGGGGGGAGCGCCGCTGACGTCCTGGTCCCCGAGGTCCCCGCCTCCATCCCTGGGCGGGCCTCTTCACCTTCTTGGCTCCCGCTGGCCCAGCGCCGCCTGCCCACGCCCTGCGGCCCCGGCCCCGGGCCCAGTCCCCCGGCAGCGGCTCACCGGACTTGACGGAGCAATGCACGTGGGCCTTGGACTCGTAATACACCCAGTCGAAGCCGGCCTCCACTGCCAAGCGCGCTAGCAGTCCGTACTTATTGCGGTCGCGGTCCGACGTGGTGATGTCCACCGCGCGGCCTTCGTAATGCAGCGACTCCTCCGAGTGGTGACCGTCCTCGTCCCAGCCCTCGGTCACCCGTAGCTTCACTCCGGGCCACTGGTTCATCACCGAGATGGCCAGCGAGTTCAGGCGGTCCTTGCAGCGCTGCGGGAGGGAAGGGGACAgagttgggggaggggctggcccgTGTGCAGGTGAGCGCGCAGCCCCGCCCCTTACTCTCCTACCGCACTCGCTGGAGCTTGGAAACCGGGGAGGGTACTCTGTCCTTCTCTCTTAGGAACAGAGAACCCTAAAGTGCTTCCTTCCATTCTAGCATCCCCTGACCCCACCGGGATCTGGACCGCGCAGTGGCGCCACAAATCTGGAAGGCGCGTCCATCCGCTCACCCGTGGGGGCCTGTCTctaaactctctctctctcttcttggagTTACTGCACCTTTTGAGCGCCGGGCCCTTCTGTCTCACCAGGAGACCAGCGGGGGATCGCCTGCTGCCTGGAAGGTAAACGACGTAC
The window above is part of the Bos javanicus breed banteng chromosome 2, ARS-OSU_banteng_1.0, whole genome shotgun sequence genome. Proteins encoded here:
- the IHH gene encoding indian hedgehog protein, with product MSPARLRPRLRFCLLLLLLLLLVPAARGCGPGRVVGSRRRPPRKLVPLAYKQFSPNVPEKTLGASGRYEGKIARSSERFKELTPNYNPDIIFKDEENTGADRLMTQRCKDRLNSLAISVMNQWPGVKLRVTEGWDEDGHHSEESLHYEGRAVDITTSDRDRNKYGLLARLAVEAGFDWVYYESKAHVHCSVKSEHSAAAKTGGCFPAGAQVRLESGARVALSAVRPGDRVLAMGEDGNPTFSDVLIFLDREPDRLRAFQVIETQDPPRRLALTPAHLLFTANNHTEPAAHFRATFASQVQPGQYVLVAGVPGLQPARVAAVSTHVALGAYAPLTRHGTLVVEDVVASCFAAVADHHLAQLAFWPLRLFHSLAWGSWTPGEGVHWYPQLLYRLGRLLLEEGSFHSLGVAGAGS